In Papaver somniferum cultivar HN1 chromosome 1, ASM357369v1, whole genome shotgun sequence, a genomic segment contains:
- the LOC113351988 gene encoding uncharacterized protein LOC113351988 → MEHLKYVFSLLRQHQLFANFSQCCFGQYSLEYLGHIITAQGVSADPSKISCMQQWPLPTTIKELRGFFVLTGYYRKFVKGYGAIAKPLTELLKKNSFIWTPAATLAFNQLKEAMVNTPILALPDFKNSFVVESDASDLCVRAVLLQENKPIAYFSKPLGPKAQALSTYEK, encoded by the coding sequence ATGGAGCATCTCAAGTATGTTTTTTCATTACTCAGACAACATCAGCTCTTTGCTAACTTCTCCCAGTGCTGTTTTGGTCAATATTCCTTGGAGTATTTGGGTCATATTATTACAGCTCAAGGTGTGTCTGCTGATCCTAGTAAGATATCTTGTATGCAACAATGGCCACTTCCTACCACTATTAAAGAACTCAGAGGATTTTTTGTCCTAACTGGTTACTATAGGAAATTTGTTAAAGGTTATGGGGCTATTGCTAAGCCTCTCACTGAGTTACTCAAAAAGAACTCCTTCATTTGGACACCTGCAGCCACACTTGCATTCAATCAACTCAAAGAAGCAATGGTCAATACTCCAATACTAGCTTTACCAGATTTTAAAAATTCATTTGTGGTAGAAAGTGATGCCAGTGATCTATGTGTGAGAGCTGTTTTACTACAGGAAAACAAACCAATTGCTTATTTCAGCAAACCCTTGGGACCAAAAGCACAAGCACTATCTACATATGAGAAATAA